The Spiroplasma citri genomic sequence TCTTTATCTTTTTCTCAATTTAAAAGGTTTTTTTGTTGGTTTAAGTTATTGTTTTCTTTTGTTAAAATGCTTTCATTTTTTGTCAAAAAAGGGGCATTTTTTGTTAAATTTTGGCTATTTTTTGCTTGTTTTTTGCTATTTTTTAACTTATTCATTTATAAAAACTCCTTTATTTACGGGGTTTTTTATTATTTTTAGTATAAAAGTGCGGTTTTTTTCAAAATTAAAAAAAGTGTACACGGAACCCCACCATCACGGAACCCAAAAAGTCCTTATTTTAAAGGACTTATAGGGGGGTATATAAGTAAAATAAAATTAATATTTATATAACTAATTACACTGTGATGATACCGTCATTAAAATTATTTGTCAAATAAAAATAAAGAAAATTAATTGTTGTTTAAATAAATTAACTATATTTTTTTAAATATTTTTATATTCATCTAAAATAATTTTAATTTTTTTAAATATAGGATTATTAATCATAATTTTTTTAATTAAATTTCAATCTATTTCATTTTCTAAATTAACAGGTAAAAATAATTTTAATGTTCCAGTTTTAAACTCATCTTCACTTATAGAATAACCAAAATATCTATTTTTATGTTCTAAACTCATTGAAAATGCAATAAAAATTTTATGTTCTAAATTTAATTTTTTATCTATAACATCAAAAACTTTGCATGTACTAGCAACTATAAATTTATACGGATGAAAGAAAGCTAAGCCTGCACCTCCATCTCCTTGAGTATTTCATGTAAATAAATTTTTTAAAACAGATTCATTATATATGTTTCTAGTATTATTTAATCTACATCCGTTTTTAGAATTTGAAGCCGCCACATATGATATATTTCCTTTAATATCAAGATATTTTTCAATTCTAAGTGCCTTATTAATATTTTTTTTAATTTCCAAAAATTTATTAGCTGGATTTTCTTTTATATTTAATTGTTGTATATATTTTTTTAAATTATATTTTTTTAACTCATCATTTATATTAAAAAGATAGTTATATATTTCATATTTATTTTCATATTTATTTTTATTAATTAACTCTAATAATAAATTAAATAAATAGTCATTTAAATTTAAAAAATCATCAGAAGATATTTTATTATAAAAATTAAAATTTCAAGTATCATATTCAGAAACATTTTTTACAAGAATTGCAGTATTCAATATTTCTTTTTTATTTTTATAATTATCAAGAAAATTACTTTTTATTTGTGTTCACTTTTTAATTCCATCATATCTACCATGCTTCTTGCTAGATATAAAACCATCATCTTTTAAATCATAAAAATATGTTCCTGTATAATTTTCTGAATTTGGTCGACCAATATCAACAACCATTATTGAAGTTTTAACTTGAGCTCCTGAAGAACTTTTATTTTGAAATATATTATTAGGCATATTAATAACTGAAATTAAAGAATTATTTTTTAAAAATTCTCTTTTAAATTCTATATTTCCTTTAAAAATAGAAGTAGAAACTATTATAATAGCTTTTTCAGTTGCTAAAGTTAATGATTTATTTATAAATTTTCACATTTCATTTTGTGATAAATATGGAGGATTCATTATAACTTTTTTGGGATTTTCAAAAAAATCATTTTTATTAAATTTAAAAATTCCTGAATTTTTTGGTTCTGGATTATCATCATCTACATAAATATTAGTTTTTCCATCATCATTAATCAACATATTAACTAATGTTAAAAAAAACATTTCCTTAGAAATTTCTATTCCATAAATTTTTTTCCGTTTTATTATTTCTATTTCATCATTATTTTTTGCCATTGAAATTAATTTATTCATAGAATTTACTAAAAAAATACCCGTACCACATGCAGGATCAATTATAGAATCATCTTTTTTTAGTTCAGCTAAATCAATCATCAAGTTAACAATGTGTTTGGGAGTTAAAACTTGACCTAAGATTTTACCATCTCCAGATGTATATCTTAATAAAACTCTATACATATCACCAGAAAAATCATGATTATAAGATTCTTTTTTCATTTTATTAATAATTGGCATTAATTTTTTATCAATATTATCTATAATTTTTTTTCAAATTTCATTATTTATTGAGTATGATTCTATTAAATTACAAAATCTATCAATAATGCCAATATTTTTATCTCTTTTATTTTCAGGTAAAACACTTAACATTTTTGTTTTTATTGATTCTATTAGTAGTTTACTTATATTACTTATATTAGTTTTATGTTTTTCAATATCTGTTGTAATTTGTTTAAAATGTATTAAAGAAAATATTATAGCTCCCGTAATAATAGGCCTTTTTTCTACAGAAATTTTACTATTATCCATTAATTTGTTTAAATTAGATAAAACATTGCTAAGACCATCAATTTTTTCTTCAACCAAATCATCAGCAATAATATTTTGATAATCAAATTCATTTAATATTCTTTGTGATGGAAGAACTTCAAAATTTAAACTATCTTTTTTTGAATAAAACTGATCAATTATATAATCATCTACAGAACCCGAAGCTGCAATTCCAAATACATCATATTCTTTAAAAAATTTCATGTAATGTAAAACTCCATCAACAGAAAAAGATTTAGGATCTTTTATTTTTCCAACCGAATTAGATGTGTGTTTTTTTATATCATTTTTAATTTCGCCTAAAATTAATAATTTTGTTTCTGGATTAAAATATATCAAATCTGGCCTTCCAATAGAAGAAAAAGAAGAATTTTTTGATGCTATAGATAATTTTTGATTTATTTCGTCAAAATCTGACTTAATAACATTTCAATTATATTTATATAAACTTGATTTTTTCATATCATTAACAATATTAAACAAATGATTATGTAAATAAAATTCTAATTCTTTTTTTTTCATAAAAACCTTTCTTTTAAATTAATTTTTATAATTATATCCTAATTATATTCTATTATTATTATATTTATAATTATTTTTTCACTTCCTTTGTTAATTTTTCTTTTCTGTTTTAAGCATTTTTATAAAAATCTTTTTTAATACATCAATCACAATGCTATTACCAGCTTGTTTATAAAGTTGTGTTTCTGAAACAATTTTGCTTGCTTTATTGAAGTCTTTATTCTTCTTTATCTATTATTTTTACTTTGCCAGTTTTTTCGTCAATTATGACATTATCGCGATATCCTTTTTCGGTTTTGTGTTCTTTATTGTGGCATTTCATACATAATAGTTCTAAATTTTTTCATGCAAAAAGTTTATCAATGTTTCAATTAATAAAATCTTGATCGGTAATATATTCTTTGTGGTGAACAATAACGCCATTAACTATATATCCTTTTTGATAACATCGTTCACATATTCCCATTTTGCTATTAAAATAATCGTTTCTTATTTTTACTCATTTTTTATTGCGATAAAATTTATGTCTAATTGGACGATTTTTATCATAATCTTTTCAATTATTTTTCATTTTCTTAATCAGAAAACATTTCATCAACAGTTTTAGCAATTTCTTCATCATCATTTATTTCATTAATGCTAAATTCTTGTTCTAAATTTAGATTTAATTCATCTTTTTTGTTATTTAATTCAATAACATTCTTATCTTCTTTATTTTTTATGTTAGGATTATCACTAAACTCTTTGCTGTTATTAATAATTATTGCTTGATCATGTTGATAGGCTTCTTGCATTTCAACTGACATAATACCTCATTTTCTTAAAAGTTGGGTTAATACTGTTTTAAGTGCCATCCCCTCATAACTTCCAGCCGTAAATTTTCCGTAAGTTTGATAATTCTTAGAATATGTTTTAAAATGATTTTCGCATTTTTCTTTACTTCAATATAAAGTTTTTTTATAACCATTTAGTAGTTTAAAAAATGCAACATATCCGATTTTTTCTTTTTTTGTTCGTTCATTTTCGTTGGTTATTCATTTAAAATTGTATTCTTGTTCTAATTCATCAAAATTTAATAATTCACCTTGTTTTACTTCTATTGCGTTTATTGTTAAATATTTTCCTGTTCGGATTGCTAACTGAATATAACCCTTATAACCAATTTGCAACTGTCCTTTTCCATTATATGGAACAATATAGGCATATCCTAAGTTAGGGTCTAACGGTAAATCTAATAACATTGCTTTTACACAAGCAGATAAAACACTCATTAAATTTATTTTTTCTTTATCAAATAAATTGGGATTATTATTATAAATTGCTAAGATATTTTTACGAAATAAATTAATTTCTTTCTGATTTGTTAATTTTTCATTAATTCAATTATTAACTTTTGAATTATTTAATATTAATTCAATTTTATTATTCATTTTATTTTTTCTCCTTTTTTATTTTTCACAAATAACACGAATAGCAATTATATTTATGTAATTTTGTAAAAAAGAATAATTTTATATTTTTACATTTTAAAAAATGATTACGATATTTATTACATTTTTTCATTATATTTTTTTCTTTCTAAAATTAGATCTAACTTATCATCTTTACAAATAACTAAGTTATTTTCCCCATAATTTTTTTTAAAATATTCTCATTCCCAAGTTGAATTAATATTGACATCTTCAACATCAATACCAGTTATATATTCACCAAAATAAGTTTTACATGGTCGTTTACCTTTTTCAGAACGATAACATAAAATATATTTATTAGTTTCCATATTTAATCTCATAAAATAGCATCATCATTATTTTCAAATGATTTATTTGATTCTATTTCTTCTAAACGAATATTTCTTGTTGCTGATTGGGTCTGATTTATTTTTGTGGGTGTTATGGGAGGTGTACTATTTTTTAAATTATTATTAGTTTGTAAAAATTGACAACTATAAACTCTTACTGTTCACTGTATTTTATTTTCTTTGTCTTTAAAAGACTGTAAAATACCTGTAATTGCAATTTGACTACCTTTTTGACAATATTGTTGTAATACACTTGCTTGTTTATTTCAAACTTGACAAGGAATAAAATCAGTTTCTTTTTGAGTTGAATGTGGTCTTGTTACTGCTAATTGAAACATGGCATATTCTTTACCACTTTGTGTTCTTTTAATTTCAATATCTTTTGTTGTTCTACCAATGGCAATAAATTGATTCATACTAATATTCCTTTCTAGTGTTTTGGTTTTTTATTTTCTTTGTTGCATTTAAAGCAATAACCTCAATATTTTAATTTGGGACAATATTTTTTAATTTTCATAGTTTCTTTTCTCCTTATTAGAATTATTTTTTAAAAATGTATGCATTATTTCTTGTCATTCTAACTTTAATTTATTGGTAATATTGAAACGATTTATATTAACACCATTTTCGTTAATTATTCAAATTTCACCAATATTACTAGTAAAAATATTATTTTTTTCAAGTAAATAATTATATGCTGTAATTTGTATTTTTGCTTTATTAATTTTTTCAGCATTAAAGTATTTTCAAGTTTTAAAATCAACAACAATAGCTTTGTTATTTTCATAATAAATTAAATCGGGAGTCCCACACACTTTTCCGTCGGATAAAGGTGTTTCAAACATAATAATTGATTTAATAAAATCGTTTTTTATTCTATTAAAAAAATTATAGAATAACTCAATTATTTTTAAACTTTCTTTTATTGTTGATATTTTTTTACTATTTTTAATAATTGTTTTATAATCTTTTCTATTTTCTGTTTGGAAAATTGCATCATATAAAATCCGTGAAATAAACTCATGAATAATTTTTCCTCTTTCTGTTGCTTTTTTAAAAAGTTCATTATTTTTCATTAATTTATCATATTGAATTTCAGTATTATTAAAATAACTAATAATAGCGGTAATGCTGGGGAAAATAATATTATCTATAAAATAAGAATGGTTATCTTTTTCAAAATTTACATTATATTTTAATTTAATATTATTACTAATAAATTGCATTATCTTTAAAAATGATGTTTCTTTTCATATAATATTTCTAAACCATTAATATTTGGAATTTCATTATTATTTTCTTTAATTGCTTTTTTAATCGCTTCTTCATCA encodes the following:
- a CDS encoding HNH endonuclease, whose translation is MKCFLIKKMKNNWKDYDKNRPIRHKFYRNKKWVKIRNDYFNSKMGICERCYQKGYIVNGVIVHHKEYITDQDFINWNIDKLFAWKNLELLCMKCHNKEHKTEKGYRDNVIIDEKTGKVKIIDKEE
- a CDS encoding PD-(D/E)XK nuclease family protein codes for the protein MQFISNNIKLKYNVNFEKDNHSYFIDNIIFPSITAIISYFNNTEIQYDKLMKNNELFKKATERGKIIHEFISRILYDAIFQTENRKDYKTIIKNSKKISTIKESLKIIELFYNFFNRIKNDFIKSIIMFETPLSDGKVCGTPDLIYYENNKAIVVDFKTWKYFNAEKINKAKIQITAYNYLLEKNNIFTSNIGEIWIINENGVNINRFNITNKLKLEWQEIMHTFLKNNSNKEKRNYEN
- a CDS encoding HsdM family class I SAM-dependent methyltransferase, translating into MKKKELEFYLHNHLFNIVNDMKKSSLYKYNWNVIKSDFDEINQKLSIASKNSSFSSIGRPDLIYFNPETKLLILGEIKNDIKKHTSNSVGKIKDPKSFSVDGVLHYMKFFKEYDVFGIAASGSVDDYIIDQFYSKKDSLNFEVLPSQRILNEFDYQNIIADDLVEEKIDGLSNVLSNLNKLMDNSKISVEKRPIITGAIIFSLIHFKQITTDIEKHKTNISNISKLLIESIKTKMLSVLPENKRDKNIGIIDRFCNLIESYSINNEIWKKIIDNIDKKLMPIINKMKKESYNHDFSGDMYRVLLRYTSGDGKILGQVLTPKHIVNLMIDLAELKKDDSIIDPACGTGIFLVNSMNKLISMAKNNDEIEIIKRKKIYGIEISKEMFFLTLVNMLINDDGKTNIYVDDDNPEPKNSGIFKFNKNDFFENPKKVIMNPPYLSQNEMWKFINKSLTLATEKAIIIVSTSIFKGNIEFKREFLKNNSLISVINMPNNIFQNKSSSGAQVKTSIMVVDIGRPNSENYTGTYFYDLKDDGFISSKKHGRYDGIKKWTQIKSNFLDNYKNKKEILNTAILVKNVSEYDTWNFNFYNKISSDDFLNLNDYLFNLLLELINKNKYENKYEIYNYLFNINDELKKYNLKKYIQQLNIKENPANKFLEIKKNINKALRIEKYLDIKGNISYVAASNSKNGCRLNNTRNIYNESVLKNLFTWNTQGDGGAGLAFFHPYKFIVASTCKVFDVIDKKLNLEHKIFIAFSMSLEHKNRYFGYSISEDEFKTGTLKLFLPVNLENEIDWNLIKKIMINNPIFKKIKIILDEYKNI
- a CDS encoding single-stranded DNA-binding protein — encoded protein: MNQFIAIGRTTKDIEIKRTQSGKEYAMFQLAVTRPHSTQKETDFIPCQVWNKQASVLQQYCQKGSQIAITGILQSFKDKENKIQWTVRVYSCQFLQTNNNLKNSTPPITPTKINQTQSATRNIRLEEIESNKSFENNDDAILWD
- a CDS encoding recombinase RecT, encoding MNNKIELILNNSKVNNWINEKLTNQKEINLFRKNILAIYNNNPNLFDKEKINLMSVLSACVKAMLLDLPLDPNLGYAYIVPYNGKGQLQIGYKGYIQLAIRTGKYLTINAIEVKQGELLNFDELEQEYNFKWITNENERTKKEKIGYVAFFKLLNGYKKTLYWSKEKCENHFKTYSKNYQTYGKFTAGSYEGMALKTVLTQLLRKWGIMSVEMQEAYQHDQAIIINNSKEFSDNPNIKNKEDKNVIELNNKKDELNLNLEQEFSINEINDDEEIAKTVDEMFSD